The sequence AGAGAGAGATGTGAGGAGAATGtgaaaaataatcaatcaagctCCTTACGAAAGTTTCGAGATTCACAAAAGACTAAGATAACACAAATTCTGTGCTAGTTGCACGACACAGTTGGAGGCAGGAAATCAAATCAACACATGAGCATCAACTATCAATTCTATATCGAAGCAGAACATTGAGCTTGTAGACAAATTCTAGAGATTAAATCGTGAGGAATTCAACATCAGAGACTATGACCAGTAATTTACAAACAAAAGGTGCAAAACAATGTTAACAATTTAAACTGAAAACACATATGTAAGAGAATGATTCTAAATCCTAAAGGTAACTGATGATACAATAAGAAAGAAGTAAAACCGCAATACGATGTGCGCAAAATTATTTTGGAAGGaaaaaaaattctgaataaTGAGCAAAACCCCCATACGACGTGCGGATCAAATTTTTGGAAGAAAAACGAGGTCTTCAAACcttttgtgaaagaaaagtgATGGCTTTCGACCCATCAAAATCTGTAATTTTCTTTTTGGACGAACTTTTCAAGGATGTGAGATTGTTCGGTGTGAATAGATGGCCGGTGGGCATCTGTTCAATAGCAATTCGTCGTTCTTGATATGTTGAGGTTACAATGATTTTGGATCTCGCCGCAAGCAATAACAAGAATCGAGAGGGTGATGTAATGGATTGGGCCGAGACAGACTAATCTTGGAATCAGTGGAACAAGTCATTGTAAGCTTGGCTGGCCCATTTATCTAAACTTAATCACAGTTTGAGATCAAGcccattaattaatataaaaaaatatgtttattcagtttataaaaaaatatgtttaattagtatttaattaagatttttgtgaagtttaaaaatatttgtgaaaaaaatatattcactttatctacaagaaaataaaaaaaacaaagtattttggtatttcaatttctttggaaactgaatccttatctaatatgcacacactttgtaaattttgaatttatcataatcattaattttatatataataataaaaatatttatttacgttTATATCCTAACCAAAATGTTGttttttacttttataaccctatatatttttatatgattttacttatagtataaataaaaggacaaagttgttatttcacaattgtaaaactttgaccttttattcacacttttatatataaaaaataaaataatataaaatatatatatatatatatatatagatatagatatagatatagattaatTATTGCTATTGTAATTATTTTGATATCACTATTCATTATTATTGTGAATTCTTTTCTAGTGGttacttcttgtttttttttaataaataatttttttaaatcatggttttatttatatttataacatATCTTATCCACcttaaaatcttttaaatttataagaatatttatttatcaatATCTAGGTATATCATTAAATATTTagatattattcataataaattcaaaaatattttaaatgtataaAGTTTTTATTTCTCTGTACCTATCTATACCATGATATTTTAACATAAttcataatataaaaaaaatgcaaaaaactATGATAATTATTCCAGTCATGTAAAAAAAGCACTGCGTACAGAGAACACTAGTTATTATAATATATCGGAACCGTAGATGGTTTTTCGGGAGTGAGAAAATGTtgaaatacaattttttttattgcacaaaaataattattcattaatcatcCCCGTTATtcacatttatatttttttaatttttgttatttttaaaatattaaaaaaaccaGATTAAATCTGATCGTATATCTTCAAAGGCCAGATTAATCTGGCCGTTGAaattttttagttaattttttttaacaaaaaggcGGGCACTTCATGACACTAAAGATACCGTACGTGCAAGATAGGCCTGTGGGCGAAATCCTTGTGTGATTTCGTCGCCCCGCGAAATCAAACGCTCATTGTACATGGTTTTATTGCAAACTTGCCTAGGTACATGACTCTGATCACTTGCGGAGCCATCGCAATGGAAATAATAATGTTCTGCCTAATTAATTCGAAAGAAAAAGAAGGAATTATATTGAATTGTGTCTGATTATCGTACGTGAAAATATGGCTTAAATTCTGTCctgaaagaaaagaaagaggAATATTCATAGCtaacaatattatttatttatactgGATTCCATATCCAAATTTTACCAGAATACGAGACTCACAATACCAGCTTATAGTAAGTAAACTCGAATACCTCTTATTATCAACATTGGTCTCTACGCCACCAATCATTTAAAATACTTGGACAACTTTCCAACAAAAAAAGTTTTTATTCGAACGAAAATAGATCTCTTCTTCTTCACCAAATACTTCTTCTTATTGTTATTATCATCGATTGGATCAGTATTATTATAATCTACTCCACCAGGTGATTTGACGGCCTTGGCTTTTTTCAGATCGATGCCGCGGGTAATTACGGGTTTCGTCTGGATATCTTCTTCGCCGATGATTTTCTCGAGTATATTTCTTCGTTCGTGTCCCTTGCGAGGGTTCAGTTTCTTCAGTCTCGCAAACGCGGCGTCTCGGTTGTTCTCCGCCGCGAGTTTTTCTTCATGGGACTCCGAAACTCGCCACTCCGCCTTTGAAATCTGCTCGCCGGCTCTTCTTTTTAGCACGTCGTACTCCTCTTGGCGTAGCTGGATCGTGACATGGGCCGCTGCTTCCCAGTTGTTGATGTAATGGAGTGCTTGAGCTGCCGAAGTCCCGGAAGCTTCTGATTCCAACATTATTGCTTCGAGGGTGAGCTCCAATGTCTCGAGAGTCTGATTATTCAGGCGCAAGGCTTGTTTTAGTTTCGATTTTCGCCTTCGTTTTTCGTCTGCTTTCGTTTTGTGTTGCTCCATCTCTTCCTGCGTCTTGTGATGCGCTTGGTTTACGTTGCTGATCGTCGCGTGGTGtttatcttcttcttcctttgcCGATTTGATTCGAGTATCTATGGTCGCCAGCTGAGCTTGAAGCTCGAAAGTGGTGGCTTCTGCTTTGGTGGCTCTTTCTTTGGCTCTCGATAATTCGGCCTGCATCGTCTCGAGCTCGTCGACTAAGGGACGGGAGTCTAGCCATGACTGAGTTGCCTCATCTTTTGCATGCTTGAGCTTCTCTTTGATCATTTCCAGTTCCCCCATTCTTTTCTGCGACTCCATATGATCTTACTTTTCTTGCAAAATGATCATGAGTTACATGTTTGTTGGCTAGTTTATATTCAATAAAACATTAATTGGATGACGCGCGAaacaatatatattatatatgttctgtcatttgagttattttaatGTAGACTGATCCTTGTTATTATAAAGCTGGTAGTTTATCCACATGTTTTTTGTGTTATTTGAGCGGCCGGTCTTTGTGTCCTACTGTCTAAGTTTATCCTCTATCTGGTTTTATGTTTAGTTTTTTACTCCTACATTTGAACTTTGTCCAAGTACCAAATTTACTTTGGTTTTATTAGCTGCCtaatagctagctagctagctaggatGAAAATCCCCGATAATTTGTGTGACAATTGAAACATATAGAGAtatctataatatatatacattaattttttttacggatttatttaattaagtaacCTCCGTTTGACCATGATTTGGAAATATAACCTTCTCAATTTTTccctttgttttgtttttgcattttctACGTATTTGAAAGTCATTTTGCTAATCTTTTTTGAAGGAAGGTCATAAACCCAAAAATTTGGTTGACCAAGGTCATTTTTCAAACTCTCTCATTAATTTATATCTGCTTTCTGAGAGTACTTACTaagttatataatttatattaagatatagaaagaaaattttattaatattattctaATTTCCATGCATTAGATATGGTCGGTATATATGATTCCAAAACATTTGTCTAagcacaaaaaaaattaataatgatcagatgtattaactcaTATATAGTGAGAAAGAAGCTATATTGAAATTAGTTGCGACAAGAAGTCAACGAGGgaagaattaaacatatatatgaTGATTTGATATATGAATGTGAAACAAGAAAATCAAAACTACGTACAATAATGTACGTAGAACAACTTATCTATCTACGGATGGATGATAATGatactaaaaaaaagtgatcaatattaattaattcaagcgTGGATTACGAATGAATTGAATAAAGAAGATAACGTTAATATTATTAACAACTGTTGTTTCCCCGCGTGATTATTGATTACCCGAAGATTAATTAGGATAAATTAAACTACTGAAAATGCTAGGTATATATACTTCTTACTTGAAAATGGATGGATCCAGctacatattatatataaatgaaaaaaCTGTGTGTATTATTCTAGGCGCTATATATACAATATGTTACATCGTTACAGGTAATATATGAAATCAATTTGATCGAAGTTTCCTTTCATCCGAAAGCAACTTGGCGAATCTGGCAAGAGCTTCTTCGTTCGTGCCCTCTCCTCGAACAGCCTCTGATCTTCCTGTCTCCAAATTAACCCTCGAAACGGGCTCTTTCAGCAGGCTATGACCAATTTGCACAAGAGCATCCAAGTTCCTTTTGGTCGTAATATCCACAGATGATGTATCTCCCGTCAACGTATCCTCCTTATGATAAATAAATATAGTACACAGTTAATTTCTTGATAAATATACCTTACGGTACTGTTTGCAAGAcgctttaaaaaaaaagttcataatcactttttttttttcccaagaATTTGCAAACGCTACTTAAATATCTTGTTCGAGATATATATAGTACATATGTACCTGGATACGAAGGTAATTCTTTTCGGTGCTTAGCAATTGAAAAAGAGTAGAGACATGAATATCGACCATATCGGAGCTGGCGGCTCCAAACATGTCGATGATGGGAGTGGCACCATTGTTGAATACCCAGGAGAGTTCGCCCCATTGCGCAGCGTCTTTGGCATTGTACTTCTCTTCGTTTTTGGCTAACCCAGAGCCTAATGAAAGAACCAGCATCTTGCTGCTGTCCAATGGTCTCATGTGTACAGTCTTGAACTTTTTCAACAATATTTCTTTGAAAATGTGTGTTATGGCCAATAAGGTCTGCCAAAATATATAGCTCAAATTTTATACGTTGTAACCCAAAAAAATCTAATTGCGGTCacgtattattttataatattttgttgATAAAATTTTCAACTCATCAGAATTTGACAATTAATACTTACTGGATTGTTGGCCGCGACGCCTCCATCGATGAGATTGAATGTGCGTATATTGCCTTGATGATCCCGAGTCTCAAAATAGTGTGGTGGAAGATATGTGGGCGCTGCACTTGTACCCAAACAAACGTCTGATAACAATGCATTCTTGGAAGCATTTGCTATCCCCTATATATCAAtccagattattattattatttttttttttacaaaaaataataatcaatatttATAATTCGTTCCATACAATAATTAATAAatgttgatgatatatattACAAAAAAAGAATCAAAGATATTGTGTACGTCAGTTTCTTACGTACATCTTTTGTACTGAAGATGATCGGTTGAAGTTGCTTAATATCAAACGTTGGAATCACCACATCTGTTAAGGTTTGGCTCACCGTCAGATTGCCTAACAATCCCTGGATCAACGACCGCAAGTATTCCCCGTCGTACTTCGGCCCCGCGatcaaattcggcacccttcaCAGAAAATTGCTTCCATCGACTTCAatcaaagataaagaaaatatatatatatatacaaagttTTGATATGACGCACTTTAGTGTGTAAGATTTAATTTTCATGAgctatatgtatataataacatatcttactatattagTATAGTAAAGATCATTTAATTAACCAAATTTCAATTGATTGATGAAAGTTGAGATTAAATTACGATTATATCCTTATTTAATTCccaacaaaatcaaatattattagACAAATTAATCATTTTACATACTCACCTCTTTCTTTATTATTAGATTTTATCTTATTTACCAAAATAACGATCGTTATCTTTGTTTGTATACAAGTTTTAGATTAGATAGTTATcacatttaaaatttttgatatctaattaatttattaaaataacatgaaaatttattaatataaaaaaatttatgcatATGCGTGTAATGGACGCTGGtattaattatgaaataatGTCACAATCTCAAAGTCCTCTAACCAATTATATATAAGGTCAcattatattttgagaatatatatatatatatatatatatatatatatatatatatatatatatatatatatatatatatacttggtGCATGGATGCAAGCATACCTGTTCTCGGGGAAGATCTTTGGGCCATGCTGCAAGTAGAAACTTGCTATGTCCTTTGCGTTAAATACAGGGAGATTATCTTTACCAGGAGCAGTCAACATGGTAGCAACGAGAGCCCCTGTGCTCGTTCCCGCTACCACGTCGAAATAATCTGCTATCCTTGCATTCGGGCCATCCAATTCctgtcacaaaaaaaaaaaaaaaaaaaaaaaaaaaa comes from Henckelia pumila isolate YLH828 chromosome 4, ASM3356847v2, whole genome shotgun sequence and encodes:
- the LOC140866960 gene encoding patatin-like protein 3, producing MDKRVVVFALILTNIFLHFSLFPLVDANAKGRRVTILSIDGGGIRGIIPGIMLAFLEAKLQELDGPNARIADYFDVVAGTSTGALVATMLTAPGKDNLPVFNAKDIASFYLQHGPKIFPENRVPNLIAGPKYDGEYLRSLIQGLLGNLTVSQTLTDVVIPTFDIKQLQPIIFSTKDGIANASKNALLSDVCLGTSAAPTYLPPHYFETRDHQGNIRTFNLIDGGVAANNPTLLAITHIFKEILLKKFKTVHMRPLDSSKMLVLSLGSGLAKNEEKYNAKDAAQWGELSWVFNNGATPIIDMFGAASSDMVDIHVSTLFQLLSTEKNYLRIQEDTLTGDTSSVDITTKRNLDALVQIGHSLLKEPVSRVNLETGRSEAVRGEGTNEEALARFAKLLSDERKLRSN